The genomic DNA TGAGGCACGCAAACTTACATCAGGACTCACTTACAAACACTTTCTTCACTTTTACATGTACGTATTGCAGCAAACAATCTCCGTATCTTTGCACATGATACCACCAGGAAGCGGTTGACGGTGGTGAATATCTTCGTGCTCCAACCTAGTGGACCTAGTGTAGACGGCCCAACAGTAACTACCCGTTGGTAGGAAGGTTAGAACACTCGCAACAGGTGTACAGCACGACGATTGTACCAGCTCTGGTGTTGCCTTTCGTTCGATGGAACATTTTTTAGCTCCAAACTCCCGCGCCCGAAATTGTTCGCTGCGTACAGCGAATTCGGTTTGTACAGCTGCaaagttttttcttcccttccccGTGTCAGTTTGACTACCTCTATACGAATGATCGGCTATGATCAAACTCGAATGGAATGTAGTGCATGTGGCATACTTTTAGGGAGCCAAGTGACTCGTACTTGAGCTGGCTTAAAGTTGGTTGAGGAAGCCAGTCATCGGGCGAAGAAACGGTcaagtgtttgtttgcttaataGTAAGAGAAAAAGCTTAAAAACGGGTGATAATATTGGGTGACTCTACTACGCGTAAGATAATCGTTGATCGATAAGTATGAATCTGATGCCATCGGTGAAGCTATGATGAACGGAGCAAAACATCTTTCCCCGGGTATGATCCAATTAGCACACCGTGTGCATTGTGTGCTGTCCCAATTTGCGTTCGCCTGTCGGATATCGAAGAATGGCGCTAAATTCACAATCAAGAGTTCGAGCGTGGTGTAGAGTTTAAAAACAACTTCAATACGATTGATCGTGTGTATTTtcgtatgtttgtttttttttctttgccatttACAGACACACTCGAACTGTTCTATCCACCTCGGAAGGTGTAGTAATGCTAGGGGATTGTAGTCTCTAGGAGTAGAACGTGAGGACCTCTGTTTGGTTGCCACGCACCAGCAGGAACGGTGGCATATCCTTGGTTAACATTTCCAGCCACGACATGTACAGTACGGCCGAGACGGTATCCTGTTGGATGGTGTGTAGCAAGAGAAGGATGCAATGAAACATGAAACATGAAATGTACCACCGATTGGGGGACGTACCTGTCTGGGAACGGGCATCGACATGACGATAAGTGAGGCCGACTTCGAGTGTTCCAGCAACAGCTCCCGGAGGCGCAGCTGACGGTTGGTTTTGATCTCGAGTTGCTGCTTTTCCGACTCGGACAGCACGGGCAGGTCGTCGTTGGTGTCGGTGACGGAGCGCAACATCTGTCGGTGCTCGTCGATGGTTGATTCCATGGGCTTGTCCGTCACCTTCACCATCGTGAGGCTAAGATAGCTGATACGCAGCTTATCGAGCAGCAGTCTCAAGCTGTTTTTGTGATAAAAAGCGTTAGCTACAGGtaaaatgggggggggggggggatcccCAAAAGGGGCACTTACTTCGTTTCTTCCTCCTGCAGGTTAAACGAGGACAGTGCAAACACACGTATCTTGCACTTTTCCCACTTGGAGCGAGTCGTTATGATGtacggcagcagcatcgtTAGCCCACCGTCGTCATACAACCACCAGACATCGATCGTGCCCTTCGGTTGCTTGTGCTTGAAGAGGTTCGCTTCCGGTTCCGCGGTTACCGGTGGTGGTACGTAGTCGAAGGTGGGCGCGGCATGGAATGTTGGTGCCGGTGACGTTTGGCTGGACCGGTTCGACTGCATCAGCTCGTGCAGATCGAGGTTTGAGTTGACCGGCATCAGCGAGCGGCGGGCGGCCATACGCTTGGAGGGTATGGAAATGGTTGTCTCCTGGGGTGAAGGAATCGTCGTGTACAGGTCACTGTTTGACATACCCTTGAAGATGTCCAGCCCTTTGCCCATGCGCAGAATCAGCAGAGCGAGCCGATTATCGAACGCGGTACTGTATGGGAAGGGATGAAGGAATTAAAGACGGATTGTCTAGGATGGACGCAAGCGTCCCACGCGGGACTTACTGCAACGTGTTGTAGTACGCATTCAGCTGATTGTGGTCCGCCGTTTGCCAGTTGGTTTTGTAGCCCAGCATGAGGATGTTGGGTGCCAAACGTCCAAACCCGGTCGACTGGATCAAACACCGAGCGCCCTGGTCAAAGTCTACGCCGTCCACGATTTTGTAGAACGCCCGGATGTTCGAGTCCTTCAGATAGTTCTTGCCCATATCCGACAGCGCTCGTCGACGTTTGTACGGTAGCCGCTGTGGAATGATGTTACCGATCACCATCAGCGAGCTGTGCTTGGTGATCAGGTGTGCCAGATCGATCAATCCCGGACGCTGCATAGGATCACCGGCGATGGCCAGAATCTGCGGCTGATAGTTCTTCACGTGATCGCTCGTGCCCTCGAGATTGAGCGTGGAGTTGAGGGCGGTTTTGTATGCTTGCGCCTGCACAGACGAACCCCAGTTTGCATCGGGCTTAcggtacaccaccaccagataTAGCACGAAGATGAACGCCATCGCGATGAAGGACGAAACGACCGAAATGAGGAACATGATCGCAACGCACAGGATCGTTGCGAGCAGACTGACGTACGGGTGATAGTAGTGGAAGGTGGGTCGCCATCCGAGAGGCTTCACGGTGGCCGCATGGAACGTGCAGAAGTTGATGAACGCATACGACGCCAGGTAAAGGTTCGTGATGAGCGAAGCGATCGCGTCCAGATCGGCAATCAGGATGAAGATGAGCGATATGAGGAATACCAGCCCGTAGCCACGGTACGGTTCGCCGTGCTTGCCGTAACCCTTCGAGAAGAAGATCAGTCCCGGGTAGATGCGATCGATACCGAGAGCTTGAATGAGCCGTGGGACGGACAGAATGTTCGTAAGGGCTGTACTGAGGGTAGCTGCCCAGCAGCCGGCGTACGTGATGGCACTGGTGAGCGAGATGAGCTGCATAACCGTGTAGTCGTTCAGCAATCCGTACGTACAGTTCTGTCAAGTAAGCAAGCGATTGTGTTGTGTTctaattgttgttttcttaCAGAGCATCCAGAAGCACTACTTACACCAGCCGCGCAGCTAGTAAACGTAACTCCAACCAGATCGGACGCATTGCCGGATGCCTCTCGCACGGCGGCGCCCGCCGCCATGAACGAGAAAATCACGTACGAAATGGCGGATATGAGACAGGCCCACAGCGTACCCTTCGGGATAGCCTTCGCCGGGTCGCGCAGATCACCGCAGATGTTCGCCCCACTCTGGATGCCCGTCACGCTCGGGAAAAAGATTGCAAACACGCTGAAAAAGTTTTGCTGCACCCCGTTCATTATCGTGTAGCCCGGGCCCATGTTGGCCGCCAGCAGGGTCGTCGAGATGCCCAGAAATCCTTTGCCGATATCCTCGCTCGATGTGCCCGGACCGATGATGGCACCGATAATGAAGTTAAAGATGGCCACCACGATCAGCACCAGCAGGAAGTTCTGTGCCTTCACCTCCCAGTCCATACCGATCGCGCAGATGATGATCATGAGCAGTAGAAAGGCCGAACCGACGATGCGAATATCGTTCGTACCACCATCGACGATCTTCGTATCGAGACTTCCTGTTGGGTGCGAAACATTTTAGTGTATAGCGGGCTTTCCCCTGCCTGGCCGTGCCGTGCCCACTTACGCAGTAGATCATTGAGCGAG from Anopheles stephensi strain Indian chromosome 2, UCI_ANSTEP_V1.0, whole genome shotgun sequence includes the following:
- the LOC118502778 gene encoding bumetanide-sensitive sodium-(potassium)-chloride cotransporter-like yields the protein MVRNDASKGYDNPTISVSDEPVALEMNNGNGRIHRDSLLGLSEPLPRLDHYRASQRNAKRPSIGVLHGDRDSKDGEPVEQLEEETKAPPAHSIRLGWVQGVLIPCLLNIWGVMLFLRLSWVVGQAGIIQTLIIIALSYLVCVMTTLSLSALCTNGQIKSGGLYYIISRSLGAEFGASVGIVFAFANSVNAAMNTIGFCSSLNDLLRSLDTKIVDGGTNDIRIVGSAFLLLMIIICAIGMDWEVKAQNFLLVLIVVAIFNFIIGAIIGPGTSSEDIGKGFLGISTTLLAANMGPGYTIMNGVQQNFFSVFAIFFPSVTGIQSGANICGDLRDPAKAIPKGTLWACLISAISYVIFSFMAAGAAVREASGNASDLVGVTFTSCAAGNCTYGLLNDYTVMQLISLTSAITYAGCWAATLSTALTNILSVPRLIQALGIDRIYPGLIFFSKGYGKHGEPYRGYGLVFLISLIFILIADLDAIASLITNLYLASYAFINFCTFHAATVKPLGWRPTFHYYHPYVSLLATILCVAIMFLISVVSSFIAMAFIFVLYLVVVYRKPDANWGSSVQAQAYKTALNSTLNLEGTSDHVKNYQPQILAIAGDPMQRPGLIDLAHLITKHSSLMVIGNIIPQRLPYKRRRALSDMGKNYLKDSNIRAFYKIVDGVDFDQGARCLIQSTGFGRLAPNILMLGYKTNWQTADHNQLNAYYNTLHTAFDNRLALLILRMGKGLDIFKGMSNSDLYTTIPSPQETTISIPSKRMAARRSLMPVNSNLDLHELMQSNRSSQTSPAPTFHAAPTFDYVPPPVTAEPEANLFKHKQPKGTIDVWWLYDDGGLTMLLPYIITTRSKWEKCKIRVFALSSFNLQEEETNLRLLLDKLRISYLSLTMVKVTDKPMESTIDEHRQMLRSVTDTNDDLPVLSESEKQQLEIKTNRQLRLRELLLEHSKSASLIVMSMPVPRQDTVSAVLYMSWLEMLTKDMPPFLLVRGNQTEVLTFYS